The nucleotide window TCGATCGGAACGGCTGCGACACCCGCAACGACATCCTCGCGCGCGACCTCGACCCGCACACGGTCGAAGGGCCCTGCAAGGTGCTCGACGGAACGCTGCAAGACCCGTACACGGGCAAGACGATCGATTTCATCCGGGGGAACAAGACCTCGCTCATGGTGCAGATCGACCACGTCGTCCCGCTCATGAACGCGTGGGAGACCGGTGCGCAGCAGCTCACCGCGGAGCAGCGCATCAGCCTCGCCAACGACCCGATCAACCTCTTCGCCGTCGACGGCCCGACCAACGCGAAGAAGGGGGCGGGCGACGCCGCCACCTGGCTGCCGCCGCGGACGCAGTTCCGCTGCACCTATGTCGCTCACCAGGTGTCGGTGAAGGCGACGTACGGGCTGTGGGTCACGCAGGCCGAGCACGACCGGATCGCCCGGATCCTCGCAGACTGCCCCGACGAGGCGGCGGTGACGTCGGGCTTCGCGCCTGTGCCGGAACCTGCGGTCGAGCCGGTCGAGGACGCCGGCGCGTCGGCGGGATCCGAGGGGGGATCCTCGGAGTCGGCACCTGAACCGGCGCCCGCCCCGGCTCCCGCACCGGATCCGGTTCCCGTACCTGCACCGGCTCCGGCACCGGCTCCGGCACCGGATCCGGTCCCGGAAACGGTCTCCTATGAGAATTGCGATGCCGCGCGGGAGGCAGGAGCCGCTCCGATCTACGAAGGCCAACCCGGTTACGCGCGGCACCTCGACCGCAACGGCGACGGGGTCGGTTGCGAAGAATGATCCCGGCACGAGACGAAAACAAGGACGGCTGAGATGGGATTCCGGATTCGCAAATCGTTCACCGTCGTGCCCGGGGTCCGCGTCACGGTGACGCCTCGATCCGTCGGAGTGAGTGCCGGCGTCCGAGGCGCGAGGGTGTCGGTGAACTCAACCGGCCGTGTCACCCGCACGATCGGCATCCCCGGCACCGGGATCTCGAACGTGAAATCGATCGGCTCATCGTCCCGGCGACGATCCGCTGCAAGGCGGTCGGGCGCCCCAGCGCGGGGATCGTCGGCCAAGGCCGCACACGCGCAAACGCCGAAGCCGGGGCTGTTCGCGCCGGTGTGGGAGAAGGTCGCCTACCGGGCAGTCGGATCGCCCGCGCCCGACGTTGCCGAGCTTCGGTATCTGGCGCAGGAGTCGCCCACCGGTGCTCCGACCCTCTCCCTCGTCGAGGCGGTCTTCGTGAACCTGCCGGCCGGCGACATGCCTCGCGCACGCTCACTGCTCGCGTGGCTGCACGCCCGCGGAGTCGATCCGCATCAGGAGCGCTTCGTCCGAAGCTATTTGTCGGAGAAGACGCTGACGGTGGGTATCGCCAACGGCATCACGGCCGTGCTCGGGCTCGACCGAAACGCTCTCGGGCTGATACTTGCGGAACTCCATCAGTCCCTCGGGTACGTCGACGACGCGATCGCCGTCGTCGAGGAGCTCGAACCGTCGACGCTGACTGCGGTCTCGCTTGCGGAGCTGTACGCGCAGCAAGGCCGCTGGGGCGAGATCGTCGAGTTGACGGACGGCGTCACGAACGTCGATGAACCCTCCATGTTCCTCCTCGTGCAGCGCGGTGCAGCTCTTCGGGAGCAGGGCTATCACGAGGCCGCGAGGGAGACGCTCGAGGAAGCCCTCCGCCTGCGGTCGAGACCCGTCGGGCTCCGGAACCTCGCGTATGTCGAGCGCGGGCGCGTCCATATGCAGGAGGGCAAGCGCTCGCTCGCCCGCAAGGACTTCGAGCGTGTGCTTGCGGCGGATGCCTCGTTCCCCGGCCTCGCGGGGCTGCTCGCACAGGCCGAGTAGCGTCGCGCGGCATGGCGTGCGGCATCCACTCGGGGCAGACGCCGCCACGCCGCCGCCTCAGGCGCGCCGGACCAGGTCGCGGAGCGCGGCATCCACCGCGTCGGTGATCTCGACGACCGCATACGAGACGGGCCACATCGGACCGTCGTCGATGTTCGCCGGGTCGTCGAAGGAGACCGTGCCGTAGCGGGTCTTGAACTTCGAAGCCGGCTGGTAGAAGACGACGACCTTGCCGTCGCGCGCGTAGGCCGGGAAGCCGTAGAAGGTCTTCGGCGCGAGCCCGGGCGCCTCCTCGGAGACGATCTTGTGCAGGAGCAGGGCGACCTGCTGGTCGAGGCCGGTCAGCGCGTCGATCGCGGCGACGCACGCCTCGAACTCCTTCGCGAGCTTCGCTGCGCCCTTCAGGCCTTTCGTGGAGCGGATCTCGTCGGCGCGCTGGCGCATCGCCGCACGTTCCTCGTCGGTGAATCCGCTCTTCGTGGTGTTCTCGCTCATCGTGTGCTCCTCCTCGATCGTGCCGGTACTGCCCACGCTAGAACGGCGACCGGCGGGGCGGCTTCTCGATTTCCGATCGATGCGGTCAGGCCGGCAGCGCCGGGTCGACCGGCCGGCCGGCCAGGTACATCTTCCGCATCAGGGGGAGGAAGGGGCGGGTGAGCATGATGCCCATGGTCGCCTGCGAGGCGATCGCCGCGAAACGGTTCGCCGGCACCATGAAGCCGATGCCGCCGCCGGGCAGCACCTTGCCGGCTTCGGCGAAGGGGGCGAGGGCTGCGGCGTAGCGGCGGAGTGCTGCGACGGGATCGACGGGGTCTGCGACGAGTTCGGCGGCGAGGAGGTAGGCGCCGATGAGGGCGGTCGCGGTGCCCATGCCCGACAGCGGCGATCCGCACGAGGCGGCGTCGCCGACGAGGCCGATGCGGCCGTCGACGGGGGAGTCGAGATCGACGCGGTCGAGCTCGTCGAAGTAGAAGTCGGCGGCGCCTTCCATCGTTTCGAGGATCGTGGCCGCATGCCAGCCGGCGCCGGCGATCATGCGGCGGACGAGGGCCTGCTGGGCGGCGCGGTCGCCGCGGAGGGCGGGATCGTGCTCGGTGCGGAGGGTGATGAGGGCCATCGAGACCGCCGGGTCGCCCGTGGGGCGGATGCCGATCGCCGCGCCCGGGACGACGCGCATCGAGAACCAGCCGGGTTGGACGTCGGCCGGGGTGGGCATGGTGAAGAAGGCGATGTATCCGCCGAGGTAGGTGGAGACCTCGGCCTCGGGTGCGAAGGCGAGCCGCCGGGTGGCGGAGTGCACGCCGTCGGCGCCGATCGCGACCGCGTAGCGTTCCGTGCGGCCGGATGCGAAGACGGCATCCACCCCCGAATCGTCCTGCGCGAGGGAGGCGAGGTGGTCGCCGTAGCGGTGCTCGAGCAGGCCGGGCCGGGCGGCGGCCGCGGCGGCCAGCTCGTCGAGCAGCACCTCGTTGAGGTCGCCGCGCGAGATCTCGACCTCGGCGACGGGGCCCTTGCCGTCGAAGGCTTCCATCGACAGGCGGCCGGTGATGCGGCCGCGGCCGTCGACGTAGGCGATGCCGCGTTCGTCGAGGCGGCGGGGGTGGATGCCGGACAGGAGCCCCATGCGGCGGGCGACCTCGTGGCTCGCGCCGCGGAGGTCGACGGCCTGCCCGCCCGAGCGGGGAGCGGGTGCGCGTTCGACGACGGTGACCGCCCGGCCGGCGCGGACGAGTTGGAGGGCGAGGGCGAGGCCGGCGATGCCGCCGCCGGAGACGAGGATGCGCGGTGCGGTCGTGCTCGGTTCGGTGCCGGTCATGGCGGTGCCTTTCGTTCGGCGGATGCTCTCAGACGTTTGTCTCAGACATATGTCTACTCCGAGTTGGCACGCATGTCTAGTACAGATGTCTCAGACATCGTCGTACGATGGACGCATGGGAAATCGCGAGGATCTGCTGGCCGGAACGCGCAAGGTCATCCTCGAGCGCGGCGTCGCCAAGACCACCGCGCGCGACATCGCCGCGGCATCGGGGGTGAGCCTGGCCGCCATCGGCTACCACTTCGGCTCGAAAGACCGCCTCATCAGCGAAGCGCTCGTCGAATCGCTCGGCACCGGCATCGGCGACGAACTCGAAGACCTCGTCGGCGAGCACCATGACCTGCCCCTCATCGACGCCTTCGCCGACACCTGGAATCGCATGCCCGAGATCTTCGCCGCCAACCGCGAAGCCCTCCTCGCGAGCCTCGAGAACGCCCTCCTCGCGCTCCGCGACCCGGCATCGGGCGGGCCCCTCCGCGACGCCGTCGCCGAAGGGCACCGCGGCATGGCCGAGCGGTTGCGCCAGGCCCACCCCGAACTCGACGAAGCCGCGGCGGATGCCGTGGCGCGCCTGGACTTCGTGCTCGCCCAATCCCTCGGGCTGCTCTGGCTCCTCGCCCCCGACGCGCTGCCCACCGGCGACGAGCTCGCCCGCGCGGTCGCGGTCGTCGCGGGGCAGGGCGAGCCGCGCTGACGCGGGTGTGCCGGGGCTGGTGACCGCCCGGCATCAGGTCACCGGATGCGACGGACTGTCCAACCCGGCCGCGGCCGATTCCGACGCCGCGCTCATGCCCGCGAGTCGCTCGGCTGCTTGGCTTGACCCGGCGCACACGCCGAGGTGTCGCCGAAGCACCGACGATGAGGACGGAAGAGGCGATATGGCTGCGCTCGACGACGAGATCAACGCGGGAACCGTATTCGGAGGCACTTGGAGGCATCCGCACGGCGGCACCTACACCGCGCGGGACGCGGCGACGGGAACGGCGATCGGTACCGTCGGTCTCGCCGACGCCGACGATGTCGCAACAGCCGGTCTCGCTGCTCGCAGTGCCCAGCCGGCATGGGCCGAACTCGGCTTCCGCGAACGCGCCGCGGTCATGCACCGCGCCGCCGAATTCCTCGAAGAACTCCCACGCGAAGACCGGCTGCTGCTCCAGCGGGAGGAAGGGGCGATCGCCGCGAAGGTGAACGGCGAGATCCACAAGTCGGCCGAGGAGCTCCGCGCGGCTGCGAGCCTTCTCGAACAGCCCTACGGCGACCTGCTGCCGAACGAGGACCCGACCATCCTCTCCATGGCCCGCCGCGTGCCCGCCGGCGTCATCGGCGTCATCGCCCCTTGGAATGCGCCCATGCTCCTGGCGATGCGCAGCGTCGCTCCGGCGCTCGCGCTCGGCAACGCCGTCATCCTGAAACCCGACGTGAAGACCGCGATCTCCGGCGGCATCGTGATCGCCAAGGCGTTCGAGGCCGCGGGCCTGCCGGCCGGTGTGCTGCACGTCCTCCCGGGCGGGCCGGAAACCGGCGAGGCCGTCGTCGCCTCGCCGCATACCGACGTCATCTCCTTCACCGGATCGACGGCGGCCGGCCGCCGCGTCGGCGAGGTCGCCGGCCGGCTGCTGAAGAAAGTCGTCCTCGAACTCGGCGGCAACAACGCGCTCATCGTGCTCGACGACGCTGACCTCGACGAGGCCGTGTCGGCAGCGCTCTCGGGGTCCCTCCTGCACAACGGCCAGATCTGCATGGCCACCGGCCGGCACCTCGTGCACGACTCGATCGCCGACGAGTACACGAGACGCCTCTGCGAGGCCGTCGCGGCGATGAAGGTCGGAGACCCGACGGACCCGGCGACGCGGGTCGGGCCGCTCATCAGCGAGAAGCAGGCAGAACGGGTGGCGTCGATCGTCGGCCAGGCCGTCGCCGACGGAGCACGGGTGCTCGTCGGTGGGGAGCGGTCCGGCCCCTTCTACACCCCGACGGTGCTGGGCGATGTCGACCCCGGCAACGCCGCCTTCGAGAACGAGATCTTCGGTCCCGTGCTGCCAGTCACCAGCTTCTCGGACGACGACGAGGCCGTGCGGTGGACGAACGCCAGCGAATACGGGCTCTCGGCGGCCGTCCACACCGGCGACCTGACCCGCGGGCTCGCTCTCGCCGCGCGTGTGCGGACCGGCATGGTCCACATCAACGGCATGACCATCAACGACGCGCCCCACGTCCCCATGGGCGGCGTCGGCCAGTCGGGCAACGGCGGCCGCTACGGCGGCCACTGGAACCTCGACGAGTTCACCAGCTGGCAATGGGTGACGGCGCGCGGCCCGCGACGCGACTGACCCGACCACGACCCCTCGACCCCTCGACCCTAGGAACGACCATGACCACCGCCGTCCTGCACGACCTCGACCTCACCTCGGAGGCGTACGTCTCCGATCCGCACACCGCCTACGACCGCATCCGCGAGGCCGGCGACGCCGTCTATCTCAGCACGCACGACGCCTTCGGGGTCGGCCGATACGACGCGGTGCGGCAGGTGCTCGGCGATTGGGAGACGTTCAGTTCCGCCCGCGGTATCGCCCTGAACGACCTCACCAACGAAGCGACCGCCGGCATGATCATCGCGACGGATCCGCCCGAGCACGACGCCCTGCGCGAAGTCCTCGCCGACAAGCTCTCGCCCAGGGCGCTGCGCGCACTCGGCGAGAGCGTGAACGCGCAGGCGGGGGTGCTCGTCGACGACCTCCTCGGACGCACGACGGACTTCGACGCGGTCGTCGACCTCGCCCAGGCGTTCCCGATCCAGGTGGTGCTCGACCTCGTCGGCCTGCCCGCCGACGGCCGCGATGAGGTGCTGCGCTGGGCCGACGCGGCCTTCTCCGCCGCCGCGCCGATGAGCGAGCGCACCATGGCGGCCTTCCCGCTGCTGCAGGAGCAGCTGGCCTACCTCTCGTCGATCCACCGCGACGACCTCGTCGAGGGGAGCATGGGTCGCGCGATCTACGATGCGGCCGACGCCGGCCGGATCGCGCAGGAGTCGTGCGTGCCGCTCATGTCCGCCTACGTCACCGCCGGCGTCGATACGACCATCAACGCCATCAGCAACGCCGTCCAGCTCTTCGCCGAGCACCCGGAGCAGTGGGATGCGCTGCGGCGCGACCGCAGCCTGCTGCCGAATGCGGTCAACGAGATCCTGCGCTACGACTCCCCGCTGCAGTACTTCTGCCGGGTGGCGACGCGGGATGCGGAGATCGGGGGAGACCCGGTGGCCGCCGGCTCGCGGATCGTCGTCTTCTACCCGTCCGCGAACCGCGACGAGCGCAAATGGGGCAATCCGCTGGAATTCGACATCGCGCGGCCGGACGCGGCGGAGCACCTCGCCTTCAGCTACGGGATCCACGGCTGCGCCGGGCAAGGCCTGGCCAGACTCGAAGCGCAGGCGATGCTCGGGGCGCTCGCGGAGCGCGTCGAGCGTTTCGAGGTCGGCGAACCGGTGCGCCGGCTCAACCAGTTGATCCGGGGCCTCGCGCATCTGCCGACGAGCGTCCGGCTCGCGGACTGAGGCGAAGGGGATGCGCAGCAGCTGGGCCTCCGGCCCGTACGAGATCGCGATCGCGGAGGTCGAGGAGCCGACGATCCTCGACCCGCACGACGTCGTCGTCGACATCGCCTATGCCGCGATCTGCGGATCCGACCTGTGGCCGTATCGCGGCCTGGTGCCCAAGCACGCCGCCGGCAGCACCGGTCATGAGTTCCTCGGCGTCGTCAGCGAGGTCGGCGCCGAGGTCGTCGGGTTCCGCATCGGCGACGCCGTGATCGCCCCCTTCATGCATGCCGACGGCAGATGCCCCGAGTGCCGGGGCGGCCTGCCGTCGCAGTGCGCGCAGGGCGGGCTCTGGGGCCGTGACGGCGCCGGTGCGCAGGCGGAACGGATCCGGGTGCCGCACGCCGATGCGACGCTCGTGGCCTTGCCATGGACCTTCGGCGAGCTCGACGACGAGCTTGCGAGGCGACTGCTGCCGCTCGCGGACGTGTTCGCGACGGGCTACCACGGGGCGATCCTCGCCGGCGTCTCACCGGGCGACACGGTCGCCGTGGTCGGCGACGGCGCCGTCGGGATCTCGGCTGCCGTCGGGGCTCGGAAACTGGGGGCGGCGCGCGTGCTGCTGCTCGGGGAGCAGGAGGATCGGCTGAGGATCGCCGAGGGATACGGGGTCGAGACGGTCCAGGTCACCCGGGATGAGCCCGGACCGGAGCAGTTCGTCGCCCGTCACCCGGAGCTGCGCGTCGACCGGGTCGTCGAGGCCGTCGGCATGCAGGCCGCGTTCGACACCGCGCTCGGCATCGTCCGCATCGGCGGGAGCGTCGGATTCGTCGGAGTGCCGCACGCGGTCGACCCGGTGCCTCCGATGCAGTTGTTCGGCAAGGCGCTGCATCTGGCCGGCGGTACCGCCCCGGCCAGGGTCTACCTCGACCGCTTCGTCGCCGAGACCGCAGCCGGGCAGCTCGACATGTCGCCGCTCATCGATCTCGTGCTGCCGTTCGACGAGATCGCAGCCGGCTACGAGGCGATGCACACCGGTGCCGCCCTGAAGGTCGGATTGCGGGTGCGCTGATCGGGTCTGGGGCGGAAGCGGGGGTCTGCGGACCCCCGCTTCCGTGTGCCCCGGGGCGGGTCAGGCCTCGTAGCCGATCGCGATGCGGAGCGCCGGGGCGGCGTCTTCATCGCTCGCACCGGCCCAGGCCACGAAGTGGTCGGGGCGCACGAGCACGAACGGTGCGTCGTACGCCGCCGCCGTCGCCGCGTCGACACCGATCGCCCGGATCGGCACCCCGAGCCTGGCAGCGACTGCGACGAAGGCGTCGGGCGCCGTGCCCGGCGCGTACAGCACCCCGAACCCCCGGCCGAGGGCGCCGAACAGCTCGGCTCCGGATGCCGTCGACCCGGGGGCGAGATGATGGCCGGCCCGCGCGCGCATCTCGTGCGCGCCCACCGCGCTCGGTCGGCCTACGGCATCCACCACCGGGGATCCGGTGTAGTGCGGCTCGAATCGATCGACCTCGTCGACGGCGTCGCTCGTGCGCGCCGCCCAGGCGCGTTCGAAGGCACCGCGGTCGCGATCGGGGTGGAACGCCGCGAGGAATCGGCGATCGTCGAGGATCGACTGCTCGATGAAATGATCGCGCGTGGCCGCGAAGACCGGGCGCCGCTCCAGGTCGTAGGAGTCGAGCAGGGCCGGTCCGGCCCACCCGTGCAGTTCGGCGGCCAGCTTCCATCCGAGGTTCCTGGCGTCCTCGAAGCCCGAGTTGATGCCGTACCCGCCATAGGGCGGATGGCTGTGCGCGGCGTCGCCGGCGACGAGGATCCGGCCGCTGCGGTAGGTGTCGGCGAGCGTGAACCGCAGATCCCAGAACCCGAGGTACTGCGTCTCGAATGCGATCGGGCGGCCGATCGCCCGTGCGAGCACGGCCGACAGGTCGAGGGACTCGGCGGTCGTGCCGGCGGGGACGGGGCAGTGGAAGAACCAGGTCTCGCTCGCGTCGACGCGGCCGAAGAACTGCCAGTAGCCCTCGAGGTCCTCGTTCATGACGTTCGCGAACGCCGTGTCGGGGAAGCGTTCCATGACCCGGTCGAACTCCGCCGAGCGGAACACCGCGAGCACCATGCGGCGGTCGTGGTCCGCGCGCGTCTGGGAGATCCCCGCGCCGTCGCGGACCAGGGATCCGCTGCCGTCGGCCGCGACGACGTAGTCGGCGATCACGTCGAGGGAGGCGCCCGTCGCCCGCGAGACCGCGCGCACCCGTGCGGAGTCCGCCTCCTGCGAGACCTCCGTCGCCGCCCACTCCCAGAGCGGGCTGACGGCGTCGAGCTCCGCGACCCGCTCGCGCAGCACCGACTCGGTGCGATACTGCGGCAGGCGCATATTGGGCGCGGCGTAGTAGGCGCCGACGCTGTCGCGCCGCAGCCACGGGTAGGCGTAACCGCTGAACAGGGAGCCGTAGGCCGTCATACCGGCTGAGCGCTGCGCCGCGGTCATCGTCCGTGCGGCGACGAGGCGCTCGTCGAGCCCCCAGAAGCGGAAGTGCTCGACCGTCCGCTGCGTGAGGTTCTGGCCTTTCGGCACCGGCTGCGGTGAGGCGTGCTTCTCGATGAGCACGACGTCCACGCCTTCCTGGGCGAGGGTGATGGCGACGGCGGAGCCGACGGGTCCGCCGCCGACGACGGCGACCCGAGTGCGCAGGGTGCCGCTCTCGCCCCGTTCAGACACCGGCGCCGATCCGCAGGGCGGCGACCGGGCAGACGCGCACGGCCGCCTCGGCACGTTCGAGCTCGTCGTCGCCGTCGACGTCCTTCCGGGTGTGGAGGATGCCGTCGTCGTCGAGCTCGAGGAGGACGGGCGCGGCCTCGGCGCAGAACCCGTACCCCTCGCAGCGGGCCTGGTCGATGATGATGATGCTCGTTGGCATGGCGTGTTTCCTCTCGTGCGGATGCGCATCGGCGAGCGTCCGCACAGGCAAGCGTAGGCGGCTCGCGCGAGCGCGCATCACGCGCGGAGAACAGCTTCCGACGATGTGTCCACTCAGGTGCGCGGAGCGTCGGACATCGTGCCGGAACCGACGGCGAACGCTTCGACGTAGCCTGGGCAGCGCCGGTGCGAGGATGCGCCGGCCCTGGAAGGAGACATCATGACGGCCGTCGTCGAGACCGAGCTGGATCTGTTCAGCGATGAAGCCCTCGCGGACCCGTATCCGCTCTACCGACGGATTCGCGACGCGGCCCCGGCGGTGCGCCTCGACCGATACGGCGTGTGGGCCCTCGGGCGATACGAGGACGTGCGGGCCGCGCTCAACGACTGGCAGACCTTCACCTCTGCGGAGGGCGTGGCGCTGAACCCGGCGTCCCGGGCCACGACCGGCGGTCTCATCATCGCCACCGATCCGCCCTACCACGATGTGCTGCGGGGCGTGCTCACCGAGAAGCTCTCACCACGGGCGCTGCGGGTGCTCCGCGGCGGTCTCGAGGAGCAGGCGCGGGTGCTCGTGGACGCCGTCGTCGACCGCGGCGAGTTCGATGCGGTCGCCGATCTGGCGCGCGCGTTCCCGGTGCAGGTCGTTCTCGAGCTCATCGGGCTTCCGGCGCAGCTGGCCGATCGTGCGCTCGCCTGGGCGGATGCGGCGTTCAACGCGGGCGGCCCCGATGTGCCGCGGACCCGTGAGGCGATGCCGCTGCTCGAGGACCAGTTCGCCTACCTGGCCAAGATGCACAAGGAGGACCTCGTCGAGGGCAGCTTCGGCTGGGTGATCTTCGACGCCGCCGATCGCGGCGTCATCGCCCGTGACTCCGTCGTGCCGTTGATGAGCGCATACGTGACCGCCGGTCTCGACACGACGATCAACGCGATCAGCGCCGGCGTGCGCTATTTCGCCGAGCATCCCGATCAGTGGCGGATGCTGCGCGAGGACCGCAGCCTCATCCCATCGGCCTTCAACGAGATCGTCCGCATGGAGTCACCGCTGCAGTGGTTCAGCCGGGTCACCACGCGCGACGTCGATGTCGACGGCGTCGTGATCCCCGCCGGGCAGCGGGTCCTCATGCTCTACGGCTCCGCGAACCGCGATGAGCGCAAGTGGGGCCCGGATGCCGATGCCTTCGACATCCGCCGGGACGCGATGGACCACATCGCCTTCGGCTCGGGGGTGCACGGTTGCGCAGGGCAGGGCCTGGCGCGCATGGAGGGCGCTGCGGTGTTCTCCGCCCTCGCCGACCGGGTGGCCTCGTTCTCCGTCGGCGAGCCCCGCAGGCGGCTGAACAACCGCATCCGCGGCTTGGCGGAACTGCCGACGACGGTCTTCGTCGGCTGAGCCCTCGCGGTCCGCCGTTCCGATAATCGGACCCGGCGTCCCGGTCCTTGACACGTCCTGTCAAAACAAAAAACAATAAGACAGTTCGTACGAGGCGGTACGCGAGAGAGGGACGAAGATGTCGGATCACTCACCGGGGGCGATGGCCGCGACCCAAGACGGGTTCAAGCAGGCCGCACGGCGGTTCGCGAGCGGGGTCACGGTCGTCACCACCAGGCTCGACGACGACACCGTCCACGGCATCACGGTCTCCTCGTTCGCGAGCCTGTCGATCAACCCGCTGCTGATCACCGTGTCGCTCATGTCCGAGAGCCGGATGCTCGGACTCGTCAAGGACTCGCAGCGATTCGCCGTCAGCATCCTGGGCGAGGACCAGCAGGACGTCTCCGCCTACTTCGCCACGCGCGGCAGGCCGGAGGCCAAAGGCGGCTTCGACGGGATCCGCACCGTCGCCGGCATCACCGGCTCGCCGATCGTCGACGGGGCCGTCGCCTACTTCGACTGCGAAGTCCACGAGATCGTCGCCGGCGGCGACCACGAGATCCTCGTCGGCAGCGTCGTGGCGACCGGCGGCAGCAGCGGCAAGCCGCTCCTCTACTACGACGGCGACTACCGCAGTCTTCCCGGCGACGACGACCGCCTCGCAGACGGCGTGCGGATGCAGGTGCGCCTCGCCGGCCTCGAGACCGGCGAGATCCTCGAGACCCAGTCGGCGATGGATCCCGCCGTCGCTGCGCTCGCCGCCGCGCATGCGACGGCCGAGGACCTCGAGGAGCTGCAGCGTCTGCTCGACGAGGAGGCGGCGGCGATCGGCGACCAGGTGGGCTTCACCAGGGTCGGGATGGACTTCCACGTCGCGCTCGCGAAGGCGTCGAAGAACCGTTTCCTCCACGCCTCCCTCGAAGCACTGCAGCGCGAACGGCAGCTGCTGTTCGCACCGCGCAACGAGATCGCGAAGTCGCACCGCTCGCACGACTACCACCTCCGCCTCGTCGACGCGATCGCCGCCGGCGATCCGCAGGCGGCACGGGCCCTCATGGCCGAGCACGTCGGCGTGATCGGCGAAGGCCTGCAATCGGAGCTTCAGGTCCGCTGAGCGGCACCCGCCGCACCGGACGAGACACGGAATCGATGAGGAGATCATGACGGACACGTATGCGAAGACGCAGTTCGAACAGGTGCTGCTGACCAGCGGCCTGGGCGCCCTCACGGGGGAGCGGTACAAGGAGTCCCTCCGCGACGGACGGGAGGTGTGGCTGAACGGCGAACGCATCGAGGACGTCACCGTGCACCCGGCGTTCAAGGGCACCGTCGACCGGCTCGCCGAACTCTACGACCTGCAGCACAGCGAGGGGCTGCGGGACGTGATGACCTACGTCGACGAGGACTCCGGCATCCGGCTCAGCAAGTCCTACCTGCTGCCGCGCACCCTCGACGAGCTCAAGGAGAAGTACGCCAACAGCCACGCCTGGATGCAGAACACCTGGGGGCAGCTCGGCCGCTCGCCGGACTACATGGCGAACGTCGTCGTCGGCCTCTACGACTTCAGGGATGAGCTCGAGGGCAACCGCGAGGGCTTCGGCCAGAACGCCGTCGACTACTGGAAGCACTGCGCATACAACGATCTCGCGCTCACGCACGCCCTCGGCGACCCACAGATCGACCGCAGCAAGTCCGTCCTCGACGACCCAGATCAAGGCCTCAGGATCATCGAGGAGCGCGAGGACGGCATCGTCGTCCGCGGCGCCAAGCAGCTCGCCACCCTCGCACCCCTCTCGAACGAGGTGCTCTCATACCTCTCCGCGAGCTTCGCCGTCCGCGAGGCCGAGGAGTTCGTCCTCTGGTTCGCGCTGCCGATGAACACGCCCGGTTTGAAGATCCTCTGCCGCGAACCCCTCGGCGACCACGAGTGGGGCCACGGGCATCCATTCGCCCGTCAGTACGACGAGCAGGACTCGATGCTGTTCTTCGACGACGTGTTCATCCCGTGGCAGCGGGTCTTCCTGATGCACGACGGCCCGCTGGCGCTGACCGGGCTGCGCCGCATCACCCCGTGGGCCGGCTACAGCTCGCACATCAGGTTCGAGCAGCGCATGAAGACCTACCTCGGCGTGGCTTCCCTCGTGGCGGACTCCATCGGCGTCTCCGGCTTCCGCAACATCCAGGAACAGCTCGGCGAGATGACCTCCGTCGTCGAGATCGCGCGCTTCCTGACCCTCGCGACCGAGGCCCAGCACACGACGACCTCGGGCGGGCTCGTCGCGCCGGTCAGCTCGCCGGCCGTCGGCGTCTACTCGGCCAACATCTCGGGGCGGATGCAGGAGATCCTGCGGCGGATCGCGGCCTCGGGCATGCTCATGCAGCCCAGCCAGGCCGACCTCGACAGCGAGGAGCTCCGGCCCTTCCTCGAGAAGTACATGA belongs to Agromyces archimandritae and includes:
- a CDS encoding flavin reductase, whose product is MSDHSPGAMAATQDGFKQAARRFASGVTVVTTRLDDDTVHGITVSSFASLSINPLLITVSLMSESRMLGLVKDSQRFAVSILGEDQQDVSAYFATRGRPEAKGGFDGIRTVAGITGSPIVDGAVAYFDCEVHEIVAGGDHEILVGSVVATGGSSGKPLLYYDGDYRSLPGDDDRLADGVRMQVRLAGLETGEILETQSAMDPAVAALAAAHATAEDLEELQRLLDEEAAAIGDQVGFTRVGMDFHVALAKASKNRFLHASLEALQRERQLLFAPRNEIAKSHRSHDYHLRLVDAIAAGDPQAARALMAEHVGVIGEGLQSELQVR
- a CDS encoding 4-hydroxyphenylacetate 3-hydroxylase family protein, which gives rise to MTDTYAKTQFEQVLLTSGLGALTGERYKESLRDGREVWLNGERIEDVTVHPAFKGTVDRLAELYDLQHSEGLRDVMTYVDEDSGIRLSKSYLLPRTLDELKEKYANSHAWMQNTWGQLGRSPDYMANVVVGLYDFRDELEGNREGFGQNAVDYWKHCAYNDLALTHALGDPQIDRSKSVLDDPDQGLRIIEEREDGIVVRGAKQLATLAPLSNEVLSYLSASFAVREAEEFVLWFALPMNTPGLKILCREPLGDHEWGHGHPFARQYDEQDSMLFFDDVFIPWQRVFLMHDGPLALTGLRRITPWAGYSSHIRFEQRMKTYLGVASLVADSIGVSGFRNIQEQLGEMTSVVEIARFLTLATEAQHTTTSGGLVAPVSSPAVGVYSANISGRMQEILRRIAASGMLMQPSQADLDSEELRPFLEKYMKGADGMGVDEKARIFRLAWDLAGDGFGQRQELYEFLHRGDVTRNLIGLYHRYDKSDLIGRIKTMVSAPLPE